In a genomic window of Amycolatopsis japonica:
- a CDS encoding RNA polymerase sigma factor: MQVMKDDHEQAGSRGPDRPDLGGPDPAPVFGMLFDAHAAPLQRYLARRVGTETAHDLVAETFLVALRRRETYRPEAGTARAWLYGIATNLLRHHVRTETRALNATARLAAAGQAVSAGHDGRVAERVDAQSRAAQLAGALAELSVADRDTLLLVSWAGLDPGEVAEALGIPAGTVRSRLHRIRRWLRANAPESTKDGSSRNEEGESARR, from the coding sequence GTGCAGGTGATGAAAGACGATCACGAGCAGGCCGGCTCGCGCGGACCGGACAGACCCGATCTCGGTGGCCCCGATCCCGCACCCGTCTTCGGCATGCTCTTCGACGCCCACGCGGCACCGCTGCAGCGTTATCTCGCGCGCCGCGTCGGCACGGAGACCGCGCACGACCTCGTCGCCGAGACGTTCCTCGTGGCGCTCCGGCGACGCGAGACGTACCGCCCGGAGGCGGGGACGGCGCGGGCGTGGCTCTACGGCATCGCGACGAACCTGCTGCGGCATCATGTCCGCACCGAGACGAGGGCGCTCAACGCGACGGCCCGGCTCGCGGCCGCCGGCCAGGCGGTCTCGGCCGGGCACGACGGCCGCGTCGCCGAGCGGGTCGACGCGCAGTCCCGCGCGGCCCAGCTGGCTGGCGCGCTGGCCGAACTGAGCGTCGCGGACCGCGACACCCTGCTGCTGGTGTCGTGGGCGGGCCTTGATCCCGGCGAGGTCGCCGAGGCGCTGGGGATTCCCGCCGGGACGGTGAGATCGCGGCTGCACCGGATCAGGAGATGGCTGCGCGCCAACGCACCGGAGTCCACAAAGGACGGATCGAGCAGGAACGAGGAGGGCGAAAGTGCACGGCGATAG